Proteins found in one Mytilus edulis chromosome 2, xbMytEdul2.2, whole genome shotgun sequence genomic segment:
- the LOC139513769 gene encoding aquaporin-11-like, with translation MSWRELWTVLIGLDPPSQYFPPAVASIILFIIIFSVCFCMHRLSESFPPTIKMLTQDFFKTLAFCTYPFGLMILRKYHGDIGYALCSIPLNTATVLILSSGEGSPVGNWLLFVKGSQSLQQCTIRIITQIGAGITAFRIGKTLMKLDLHPSFEENLSQTECIAALNVAVTTGFIIELFGTTWDVWFHSQNFSDNLVLDKLLKFCNSSFTFCLGSYPTGMFRDPAKAIGLTFGCKGISPSQHILVYFLAPLIGSYLAYRFMLHSTAIKGNTIKPGKNFIDKKVVKKKKYGAYSIKKTE, from the exons ATGAGTTGGCGGGAACTATGGACAGTACTAATTGGGCTGGACCCTCCTTCTCAATATTTCcctccagcagtggcatcaattattttgtttattatcattTTCTCAGTCTGTTTCTGCATGCATCGATTATCAGAAAGTTTTCCACCGACAATAAAAATGCTTACTCAAGATTTCTTTAAAACTTTGGCATTTTGTACCTATCCATTTGGTCTGATGATTTTACGGAAATACCATGGGGATATTGGCTACGCTCTTTGCAGCATACCCCTGAACACTGCTACAGTATTAATTCTATCATCGGGCGAAGGCTCGCCCGTCGGTAATTGGTTACTGTTTGTGAAGGGATCTCAGTCACTACAACAATGTACTATTAGAATAATTACCCAGATTGGGGCTGGAATAACAGCTTTTAGAATTGGTAAAACATTAATGAAGTTAGATTTACATCCATCATTTGAGGAGAATCTTAGTCAAACAGAATGTATTGCTGCGCTGAATGTTGCAGTTACAACGGGATTTATTATTGAACTTTTCGGAACAACTTGGGATGTATGGTTTCATTCACAAAACTTTTCAGACAATCTTGTGTTGGATAAGCTCTTGAAATTTTGTAATTCGTCTTTTACCTTTTGCTTAG GTAGTTATCCTACTGGCATGTTCAGGGATCCAGCTAAAGCGATTGGCTTAACATTTGGGTGTAAAGGAATAAGTCCAAGTCAACATATATTAGTATATTTCTTAGCTCCGCTAATTGGAAGTTATCTAGCATACAGGTTCATGTTACACAGTACTGCTATAAAAGGAAATACGATTAAACCAGGGAAAAACTTTATTGATAAAAAAGTAGTTAAAAAGAAGAAGTATGGAGCATATTCTATTAAGAAAACTGAATAA